Proteins encoded together in one Candidatus Desulfatibia profunda window:
- the sat gene encoding sulfate adenylyltransferase: MSNLIPPHGGKGLTCCLLEGAELKAEKKKAEGLKKVTLSPRAKGDLIMIGIGGFSPLSGFMTRTDWKSVCDKFQLADGTFWPLPVTLDASKQEAGGIKKGDEIALYDPENNEIMGTMKVTEKYEMTEADKKFECEKVFMGEGTPTSADFWKVAKDDHPGVQMVMTQKEFNLAGPVKVLSEGEYPAEFAGIYMRPEESRRIFEERGWTEIAALQLRNPMHRSHEYLCKVAVEVCDGVYIHSLVGNLKPGDIPADVRVKCIDALVKNYFVEKHVVQGGYPLDMRYAGPREGLLHATFRQNYGCSRMIIGRDHAGVGDFYGMFEAQTIFDKLPTSDDPGKMLLCKPLKIDWTFYCHKCDGMASLRTCPHGKEDRVLLSGTMLRKMLSEGGQLPDHFGRDEVVAILRKYYEGLTEKVEIKMHGAATGDNKK; the protein is encoded by the coding sequence ATGTCAAATTTAATTCCACCTCACGGCGGCAAAGGCTTGACCTGTTGCCTACTGGAAGGCGCTGAACTGAAAGCGGAAAAGAAAAAAGCTGAGGGTCTGAAAAAAGTCACTCTTTCACCGCGGGCAAAAGGTGACCTGATCATGATAGGAATCGGCGGATTCAGCCCGCTGTCCGGCTTCATGACTCGGACGGACTGGAAAAGTGTTTGTGATAAATTTCAACTGGCGGACGGAACCTTCTGGCCGCTTCCGGTGACCCTGGATGCTTCCAAACAAGAAGCCGGCGGTATCAAAAAAGGCGATGAAATTGCATTGTATGATCCCGAGAACAATGAAATCATGGGCACCATGAAGGTTACTGAAAAATATGAAATGACCGAGGCCGATAAAAAGTTTGAGTGCGAAAAGGTATTCATGGGAGAGGGCACGCCGACTTCGGCAGATTTCTGGAAAGTTGCCAAAGACGATCATCCTGGCGTCCAGATGGTCATGACTCAGAAAGAGTTTAACCTGGCCGGCCCGGTCAAGGTGTTGAGCGAAGGTGAATATCCCGCAGAATTTGCGGGCATTTATATGCGGCCGGAAGAATCCCGCAGAATTTTCGAAGAAAGAGGCTGGACCGAAATTGCCGCACTACAGCTCAGAAACCCCATGCACAGGTCCCACGAATACCTTTGCAAAGTCGCTGTTGAGGTTTGCGACGGCGTTTATATTCACTCTCTGGTCGGCAACCTGAAGCCGGGTGACATCCCGGCCGACGTGCGCGTAAAATGTATCGACGCCCTTGTAAAAAACTACTTTGTCGAAAAGCATGTCGTTCAGGGCGGCTATCCCCTTGACATGCGCTATGCCGGCCCCAGGGAAGGCCTGCTGCATGCAACTTTCCGCCAGAACTACGGCTGCTCACGCATGATTATCGGCCGGGACCATGCCGGCGTGGGTGACTTTTACGGCATGTTCGAAGCCCAGACCATCTTTGACAAGCTTCCGACCTCTGATGATCCGGGCAAAATGCTGCTGTGCAAACCCTTAAAGATCGACTGGACCTTCTACTGCCACAAGTGTGACGGCATGGCATCCTTGAGAACCTGCCCGCACGGCAAGGAAGATCGAGTGCTCCTTTCCGGAACCATGCTGCGCAAGATGCTTTCCGAGGGCGGACAGCTTCCCGATCATTTCGGGCGGGATGAAGTTGTTGCCATTCTGCGAAAATACTACGAAGGGCTGACCGAAAAAGTTGAAATCAAGATGCACGGTGCCGCTACCGGCGACAACAAAAAGTAA